Proteins encoded by one window of Bacillus rossius redtenbacheri isolate Brsri chromosome 14, Brsri_v3, whole genome shotgun sequence:
- the LOC134539135 gene encoding larval cuticle protein LCP-17-like isoform X2, with the protein MKVILLFALIAATAAGTWPITYTSLQSDQQGEIHSESGHTIYTYESSDGTKVFEQGILKPNADGTGSVLVKKGSVEYTSPEGKPIKMLYVADEKGTQITSDDVPVPLFNPNAFNDGWVEI; encoded by the exons ATGAAG gtgatcctgttgTTTGCGCTCATCGCAGCGACTGCTGCAGGCACGTGGCCAATCACGTATACTTCTCTACAGAGCGACCAGCAAGGGGAAATCCATTCGGAGAGTGGCCATACGATATACAC CTACGAGTCGTCAGACGGGACGAAGGTCTTCGAGCAAGGCATCCTGAAGCCGAATGCGGACGGAACAGGCAGCGTGCTGGTGAAGAAGGGCAGCGTGGAGTACACCAGCCCGGAGGGCAAGCCCATCAAGATGTTGTACGTCGCAGACGAGAAAGGGACCCAGATTACGTCCGACGACGTTCCTGTACCGCTGTTCAACCCCAACGCGTTCAACGACGGATGGGTAGAGATATAG
- the LOC134539135 gene encoding larval cuticle protein LCP-17-like isoform X1: MKVVILLFALIAATAAGTWPITYTSLQSDQQGEIHSESGHTIYTYESSDGTKVFEQGILKPNADGTGSVLVKKGSVEYTSPEGKPIKMLYVADEKGTQITSDDVPVPLFNPNAFNDGWVEI, from the exons ATGAAGGTC gtgatcctgttgTTTGCGCTCATCGCAGCGACTGCTGCAGGCACGTGGCCAATCACGTATACTTCTCTACAGAGCGACCAGCAAGGGGAAATCCATTCGGAGAGTGGCCATACGATATACAC CTACGAGTCGTCAGACGGGACGAAGGTCTTCGAGCAAGGCATCCTGAAGCCGAATGCGGACGGAACAGGCAGCGTGCTGGTGAAGAAGGGCAGCGTGGAGTACACCAGCCCGGAGGGCAAGCCCATCAAGATGTTGTACGTCGCAGACGAGAAAGGGACCCAGATTACGTCCGACGACGTTCCTGTACCGCTGTTCAACCCCAACGCGTTCAACGACGGATGGGTAGAGATATAG
- the LOC134539134 gene encoding transcription initiation factor TFIID subunit 5, which produces MADTENLQPRQPQHVSSAENTSRSVKMDKSTALAILGVLKKYNLKDTEELLKREANIQDADGSGEVEQSDSEVSNMLSAYKSEGDPQVYESAYVELKKFVEGALDIYKHELGMILYPVFVHMYLELVYNGHEEQAIRFMERFGRDQDDYYQEDIMRLSHITKKNHMKGNELSETFRSNEFIIRMSRDTLSILKRHLQEKKHSVLLNIVHERLYFDMYEGVARNKQQIEATAGSVVGEATRQDNKTKVYYGLLKEPDIQYVPAEEEEDGDVDGAGDKPKKKKQRKDPLFSKKTKSDPNAPPVDRMPLPELKDADKLEKVKALREASKRVTLGPDSLPSICFYTLLNSAQIVTCAEVAEDSSLLAVGFSDAIVRVWTLLPQKLRAMKSAEQLQDIDREAVDVLVRMMDDRTAEVSRTLYGHSGPVYRVAFSPDRSLLLSCSEDATVRLWSLLTWTALVCYKGHMCPVWDVRFSPHGYYFVTAGHDKTARLWATDQHQPLRIFVGHFSDVDCVQFHPNSNYVATGSSDRIVRLWDCVTGNPVRWMTGHKAPVYTLSFSVEGRFLASAGADCRVLVWDLAHGHLLAELTGHTGTIHTLAFSRDGHVLTSGSLDCTIKLWDFTRLAEEVSLEDVNISHNPDIKKNGSYLLRSYATKNSAILTLHFTRRNLLFGVGIFDS; this is translated from the exons ATGGCTGACACAGAAAACTTACAGCCTCGTCAGCCTCAGCACGTCTCTTCTGCTGAAAATACATCTCGTTCTGTCAAAATGGACAAAAGCACAGCGCTGGCGATATTAGGAGTacttaaaaagtataatttaaag GACACAGAGGAACTGCTCAAGAGGGAAGCCAACATCCAGGATGCGGACGGATCAGGCGAAGTGGAGCAGAGCGACTCGGAGGTCAGCAACATGCTGTCTGCGTACAAGAGCGAGGGAGACCCACAAGTGTATGAAAGCGCCTACGTCGAGCTCAAGAAGTTCGTCGAAGGAGCACTCGACATATACAAG CACGAGTTGGGGATGATCCTGTACCCGGTGTTTGTACACATGTACCTTGAGCTGGTGTACAACGGGCACGAAGAGCAGGCCATCAGGTTCATGGAGCGGTTTGGGCGCGACCAGGACGACTATTACCAGGAGGACATCATGAGGCTGTCGCACATCACCAAGAAGAACCACATGAAGGGAAACGAGCTATCTGAAACGTTCAG GTCGAACGAGTTCATCATCCGCATGTCCCGCGACACTCTGTCGATCCTGAAGCGGCACCTGCAGGAGAAGAAGCACAGCGTGCTGCTGAACATCGTTCACGAGCGGCTGTACTTCGACATGTACGAGGGAGTCGCCCGCAACAAGCAGCAGATAGAGGCGACGGCCGGCTCCGTGGTGGGGGAAGCCACCAGGCAAG ACAACAAGACGAAGGTGTACTACGGGCTGCTGAAGGAGCCGGACATCCAGTACGTGCCCGCGGAGGAGGAGGAAGACGGGGACGTGGACGGCGCTGGGGACAAGCCGAAGAAGAAGAAGCAGCGCAAGGACCCGCTGTTCTCCAAGAAGACCAAGTCCGACCCGAACGCCCCTCCCGTGGACCGCATGCCGCTGCCCGAACT CAAAGATGCTGACAAGCTTGAGAAAGTCAAGGCGTTGCGGGAGGCGTCAAAGCGAGTGACTTTAGGCCCAGATTCTCTCCCGTCCATCTGCTTCTACACATTGCTCAACTCTGCACAGAT CGTGACGTGCGCCGAGGTGGCCGAGGACTCGAGCCTTCTGGCGGTGGGCTTCAGCGACGCCATCGTCAGGGTGTGGACGCTGCTGCCCCAGAAGCTGCGAGCCATGAAGAGCGCGGAGCAGCTGCAGGACATTGACCGAGAAGCAG TTGATGTGTTGGTGCGGATGATGGACGACCGAACTGCTGAAGTAAGTCGCACGCTCTACGGCCACAGTGGTCCCGTCTATCGAGTGGCGTTCAGCCCAGACAGGAGCCTGCTGCTGTCTTGCTCTGAAGATGCCACAG TGCGGCTGTGGAGCCTGCTGACGTGGACGGCGCTGGTGTGCTACAAGGGCCACATGTGCCCCGTGTGGGACGTGCGCTTCTCCCCGCACGGCTACTACTTCGTCACGGCGGGCCACGACAAGACGGCGCGCCTCTGGGCCACGGACCAACACCAGCCGCTGCGCATCTTCGTGGGCCACTTCTCCGACGTGGAC TGTGTTCAGTTCCACCCAAACTCCAACTACGTGGCAACAGGCTCTAGCGATCGCATCGTCCGCCTGTGGGACTGCGTCACGGGCAATCCTGTACGTTGGATGACCGGCCATAAG GCCCCCGTCTACACGCTGAGCTTCTCGGTGGAGGGGCGGTTCCTGGCGTCGGCGGGCGCAGACTGCCGGGTGCTGGTGTGGGACCTGGCCCACGGCCACCTGCTCGCCGAGCTGACGGGGCACACGGGCACCATTCACACGCTGGCCTTCAGTCGCGACGGGCACGTGCTCACCTCAG GCTCGCTCGACTGCACCATCAAGCTGTGGGACTTCACGCGCCTCGCGGAGGAGGTCTCGCTCGAGGACGTGAACATCTCCCACAACCCGGACATCAAGAAGAACGGCTCGTACCTCCTGCGGTCCTACGCCACCAAGAACTCTGCCATCCTGACTCTCCACTTCACTCGCAGGAACCTGCTGTTCGGAGTGGGCATATTCGACTCGTAA